The following proteins are encoded in a genomic region of bacterium:
- the smc gene encoding chromosome segregation protein SMC yields the protein MRVKSLQITGFKSFVDKTAFSFQPGITGIVGPNGCGKSNVVDAIRWAMGEQSPRRLRGKGMEDIIFAGSDARSPVGLAEVVLTFDNSDGLAPAEFASFSEIAVARRLYRSGESEYLINKTAVRLRDVQDFFRDTGIGTKGYTIVEQGRIAEIVSAKAEERRSLIEEAAGISKYKARRREAERKLEATDTNLTRVRDVLAEIKRQISSIERQAKKAARFKRLRELQRLLELSLAADDRAELTRSLEQGRGHLTSLRDAATQAETRLQEREAGLEEKRLDLTDLERTLGQGNEVLFQLRGQIKEFESQIAYERRERASLAEANEARAVEKEQLQGQLALALEEAGRVGDELRGVETALSEAGEAMRLADSEARTAEQALRGFEQARDTQNQGLVEVLTGVARGEDRQAALADRRAEIDRRLRSADEQLEVQQGEASRADQEQEALEEGLRNLLAERDRLMGLVRDALAGHAEAVEVARTTSEQLQARRELRETRRARLTSLQELLSRQEDVGQGARHLLRLDEDERRSLGLRGLVRDAFDADAGIEKAVEAVLAERAEALIVENGAKALDALAALRSSSAGRAVLVLQQQGDDQPLGFVPLGEPLLGRVSPRPGSEAVARSLLGRVNLVESLREPLEHYGGANIPCTFVTPAGDLLTRDGVIHGGGDASQTGILTRVREVRELEDEVAGLEREVEEHGTSQRASEERLASASDELENLRNRHHTAALAVANHEKDLERTRERVKAIGEAQEGRVAERSDLLAEVEAILEEGESLERRLVGEREDRARRQRALEQMGLQIGSAGREVSRLEAVATERRVLHEGREDAATRLRSALERAEASVRESRGWIQRRDAEMQTAESRRDELAEGIAEAERNLAERLQEEEVARLGNEEKRDAYEQRAEVVRELEEEARSVRIDLEARRDEAQQAELGLREQELRLQHLDESILEKWKVDIVHWKPPAPALDAEEAPEVVETLELPSGDEDPTLARSAASEDRDARKEAREIGELMALDVDGRRERLVDVRKRVEAIGEVNLGAIEEHEELRERFRFLGEQQGDLEASVAQLRDAISRINRTSRKRFRETFDAVKERFEENFPRMFRGGKASLALTESEDVLEAGIDIMAQPPGKRLQSVNLLSGGEKTMTAIALLVSVFQVRPSPFFLLDEVDAALDDANVGRFNEIVKEMADSSQFLLITHNKRTIEIADILYGVTMEEKGVSKLVAVEVH from the coding sequence TTGCGCGTCAAGTCGCTGCAGATCACGGGGTTCAAGTCTTTCGTCGATAAAACGGCGTTCTCCTTTCAGCCTGGGATCACCGGAATCGTCGGTCCCAATGGTTGCGGGAAGTCGAATGTCGTCGACGCCATCCGCTGGGCCATGGGCGAACAATCGCCCCGCCGGCTGCGCGGCAAGGGGATGGAAGACATCATCTTCGCGGGCTCCGACGCGAGGTCGCCGGTCGGCCTGGCCGAGGTGGTGCTCACCTTCGACAACAGCGATGGCCTCGCCCCGGCCGAGTTCGCGTCGTTCTCCGAGATCGCGGTGGCCAGGCGGTTGTATCGCTCCGGTGAGAGCGAGTACCTGATCAACAAGACCGCCGTGCGGTTGCGCGATGTCCAGGACTTCTTCCGCGATACCGGGATCGGCACCAAGGGCTACACGATCGTCGAGCAGGGCCGGATCGCGGAGATCGTCTCTGCCAAGGCCGAGGAACGCCGCAGCCTGATCGAAGAAGCGGCGGGCATCAGCAAGTACAAGGCGCGGCGGCGGGAAGCCGAGCGCAAGCTCGAAGCCACCGATACCAACCTGACCCGGGTGCGCGATGTCCTGGCCGAGATCAAGCGCCAGATCTCGTCGATCGAGCGCCAGGCCAAGAAGGCCGCCCGCTTCAAACGGTTGCGAGAGCTGCAGCGCCTGCTCGAACTCTCACTTGCCGCCGACGATCGTGCCGAGCTGACCCGCTCCCTCGAGCAGGGGCGAGGTCATCTGACGTCCCTTCGGGACGCAGCGACCCAGGCCGAGACACGCCTGCAGGAGCGTGAGGCCGGTCTCGAGGAGAAGCGCCTCGATCTGACCGACCTGGAGCGCACCCTGGGGCAGGGCAACGAGGTGCTCTTCCAACTGCGCGGGCAGATCAAGGAGTTCGAGAGCCAGATCGCCTACGAGCGGCGCGAGCGCGCGTCCCTTGCCGAGGCGAATGAGGCCCGGGCGGTCGAGAAGGAACAGCTCCAGGGTCAACTCGCCTTGGCGCTCGAAGAAGCGGGCCGCGTGGGCGACGAGTTGCGCGGCGTCGAAACGGCGCTCAGCGAAGCGGGCGAAGCCATGCGCCTGGCGGATTCTGAAGCCCGCACGGCCGAACAGGCCCTGCGCGGTTTCGAACAGGCGCGGGATACCCAGAACCAAGGCCTCGTCGAGGTGCTGACGGGCGTCGCCCGGGGCGAAGATCGTCAAGCCGCTTTGGCCGATCGGCGCGCCGAGATCGATCGTCGCCTGCGCAGCGCGGATGAGCAGCTCGAAGTGCAGCAGGGTGAGGCCTCTCGCGCCGACCAGGAGCAAGAGGCGCTGGAAGAGGGCCTGCGCAACCTGCTTGCCGAGCGCGACCGGCTGATGGGTCTGGTGCGGGATGCACTGGCCGGCCACGCGGAAGCGGTCGAGGTCGCCCGCACGACGAGCGAGCAGTTGCAGGCCCGGCGCGAGCTGCGCGAAACCCGGCGTGCCCGTCTCACGTCGCTTCAGGAGCTGCTGAGCCGCCAGGAGGATGTGGGCCAGGGCGCCCGGCATCTGCTTCGCCTGGATGAGGACGAGCGTCGTTCGCTCGGACTGCGAGGGTTGGTGCGCGATGCCTTCGATGCCGACGCGGGCATCGAGAAGGCTGTCGAGGCGGTTCTCGCCGAGCGCGCCGAGGCGTTGATCGTCGAGAACGGCGCCAAGGCTCTGGACGCGTTGGCCGCGCTGCGAAGCTCTTCGGCAGGGCGCGCCGTATTGGTGCTTCAGCAACAGGGAGACGACCAGCCGCTGGGCTTCGTGCCTCTGGGTGAACCCCTGCTGGGCCGCGTCTCGCCGCGCCCCGGATCCGAAGCGGTCGCGCGTTCGCTGCTTGGCCGGGTGAACCTGGTGGAGAGCCTACGGGAGCCACTCGAGCACTATGGCGGCGCGAACATTCCGTGCACTTTCGTGACTCCGGCCGGCGATCTGTTGACTCGCGACGGCGTCATCCACGGCGGTGGCGATGCCTCCCAGACCGGAATCCTCACGCGCGTCCGCGAAGTGCGCGAACTCGAGGACGAAGTGGCCGGCCTCGAGCGAGAAGTGGAGGAGCATGGAACCTCCCAGCGGGCCTCGGAGGAGCGGCTGGCCAGCGCATCGGACGAACTCGAGAACCTTCGCAATCGCCATCACACTGCGGCGCTGGCGGTGGCCAATCACGAGAAGGATCTGGAGCGTACCCGTGAGCGGGTGAAGGCGATCGGCGAGGCCCAGGAGGGCCGGGTCGCCGAGCGCTCCGATCTGCTGGCCGAGGTGGAGGCCATTCTGGAAGAGGGCGAGAGCTTGGAGCGTCGCCTGGTCGGTGAGCGGGAGGATCGAGCCCGACGCCAGAGGGCCCTCGAACAGATGGGTCTGCAGATCGGTTCCGCGGGTCGTGAGGTCTCGCGCCTCGAAGCGGTGGCTACCGAGCGGCGGGTGCTTCACGAAGGCCGCGAAGACGCCGCGACCCGCTTGCGGAGCGCTCTCGAACGGGCGGAAGCCTCGGTGCGCGAAAGCCGTGGCTGGATCCAGCGCAGGGATGCGGAGATGCAGACGGCGGAAAGCCGCCGCGACGAGTTGGCCGAGGGGATTGCCGAGGCGGAGCGGAACCTCGCCGAGCGACTTCAGGAGGAAGAGGTCGCACGTCTCGGAAACGAAGAGAAGCGCGATGCCTACGAGCAGCGGGCGGAGGTGGTGCGCGAGCTCGAGGAAGAAGCCCGCAGTGTGCGTATCGATCTGGAAGCACGGCGCGACGAGGCCCAACAGGCGGAGCTTGGCCTGCGGGAGCAGGAGTTGCGCCTCCAGCACCTGGACGAATCGATTCTCGAGAAGTGGAAAGTCGATATCGTCCACTGGAAACCGCCGGCGCCCGCACTGGATGCGGAGGAGGCGCCGGAAGTCGTAGAGACTCTCGAACTGCCGAGCGGTGACGAGGATCCGACCCTTGCACGAAGCGCGGCCTCCGAGGACCGCGACGCGCGCAAGGAGGCCCGGGAGATTGGAGAGCTGATGGCGCTCGACGTCGATGGGCGCCGTGAGCGCCTGGTCGATGTGCGAAAGCGGGTCGAGGCCATCGGCGAAGTGAACCTCGGCGCGATCGAAGAGCATGAAGAGCTTCGCGAGCGCTTCCGATTCCTCGGAGAGCAACAGGGCGATCTGGAAGCCAGCGTTGCCCAGCTTCGGGATGCCATTTCGCGAATCAACCGGACCAGCCGCAAACGCTTCCGTGAGACCTTCGATGCGGTCAAGGAGCGCTTCGAGGAGAACTTCCCGCGGATGTTCCGGGGCGGCAAAGCAAGCCTGGCCCTGACCGAGAGCGAGGATGTGCTCGAAGCGGGAATCGACATCATGGCCCAGCCCCCCGGCAAGCGGTTGCAGAGTGTGAACCTGCTGAGTGGCGGCGAGAAGACGATGACCGCCATCGCCTTGCTGGTCTCGGTCTTCCAGGTCCGGCCGTCACCCTTCTTCCTGCTCGACGAAGTCGACGCGGCACTCGACGATGCCAACGTCGGCCGCTTCAACGAGATCGTGAAGGAGATGGCCGACAGCTCCCAGTTCCTGCTCATCACGCACAACAAGCGCACGATCGAGATCGCCGACATCCTCTACGGCGTCACCATGGAGGAAAAGGGTGTCTCCAAGCTCGTTGCCGTCGAAGTCCACTGA
- a CDS encoding enoyl-CoA hydratase/isomerase family protein has translation MFETLLAETQGPIGRLTLNRADKLNPLSTQTLAEIATAARWFDEQREIKVVIVSGAGRAFSAGADLTTFSGPPQGSTRDAADVGRQMADALEAMRALSIAEIRGWCVGGGLVLAAACDLRLAADDARFSIPEIDLGIPLAWGGIPRLVREIGPALTKELVLTCRPFDAAEAKAAGFLNRVVPAAELKSEVEALAESLAEKASHAIFATKRHVNAVTDQMVGTMRSWSDADGLVTAIGDEECDQARRNYLQKRAAR, from the coding sequence ATGTTCGAAACCCTGCTCGCCGAAACCCAAGGCCCGATCGGCCGCTTGACCCTGAACCGGGCTGACAAGCTGAATCCCCTCTCCACCCAGACGCTCGCAGAGATCGCCACGGCGGCTCGCTGGTTCGATGAGCAACGAGAAATCAAGGTCGTCATCGTGAGCGGTGCCGGCCGCGCCTTCTCGGCGGGCGCGGATCTCACCACCTTCTCGGGTCCGCCTCAAGGCTCGACCCGCGATGCGGCAGACGTCGGCCGGCAGATGGCGGATGCGCTCGAAGCCATGCGAGCCTTGAGCATCGCGGAGATCCGCGGCTGGTGTGTCGGCGGAGGTCTGGTCCTGGCAGCCGCCTGCGATCTCCGTCTCGCTGCGGACGACGCGCGCTTTTCGATACCCGAAATCGACCTGGGGATCCCACTCGCCTGGGGCGGCATTCCGCGGCTGGTCCGCGAGATCGGCCCGGCCCTCACCAAGGAACTCGTCCTGACCTGCCGACCCTTCGACGCCGCTGAGGCCAAGGCCGCTGGCTTCCTGAATCGGGTGGTGCCCGCCGCCGAGCTGAAGAGCGAAGTCGAGGCCCTCGCCGAAAGCCTGGCCGAGAAGGCATCCCACGCGATCTTCGCGACCAAACGCCACGTCAACGCGGTGACCGATCAGATGGTCGGCACCATGCGCAGCTGGAGCGACGCCGACGGCCTGGTCACGGCCATAGGCGACGAAGAATGCGACCAAGCCCGCAGAAACTATCTCCAGAAACGAGCAGCCCGATAG
- a CDS encoding acylase, whose translation MLAEDNYCELAELIVTVRGERAFFFNSSSSNINSDLFFSFWGSDARVESFKDAMSPDVRAAVQGYAAGVNRYVRDTGVSSLPVRCKDGEWVRPIDEDDMVRVFIRLISLASTLNFSTGTHAVPPAPVIAGVPPQPTPDPSKFSPEAIRTAMAVIEREGPIGSNAVALGSDTTHDGRGLLLVNPHFPWRGTLRFYQMHVTIPDVLDSMGAAIFGSPIPNIAFNRDVAWSHTVSTAARFVLRELKLDPADPTAYLVDGVSRPMQPVPVSITVRDANGTVRTVDHTFYDTEFGFVIALPPILSWSATTAFAIQDANKNNFRIINQYLAMNQANGVESLERALEENIGLPWVNTIAVDRHGDAYYADIGAMPHVTDAQLTDCAVFFTAAVKVIAGVDLLDGSTSACRSGTDPGSPEPGIFGPSHLPSIHRSDYVQNSNDSYWLANPAEPLEGFPSIIGAERNEQGFRTRLGNIQIEEFLASGALFEREDVLELVYGNRNLSAELALAAVLSVCTPAPAPIVVRNGQPVDLTAICAALAGWDGRQNLDSRGAHVWRQFWPGFVGSGGPSSVFSTPFDPNDPVHTPRDVDLSAPTVVKRLLDELADATLAVQSLGVPLDATLGEVQFEEHKGERIPIHGGPGSHGVYNAIGTRTRNGAGYAPITSGTSILQVVDFQPHRVQARAVLTYSESTDPDNPHFADQTRLFSDEGWNDLPFTPGEISQDPEFQQIQIQETIPETVPAQFN comes from the coding sequence TTGCTTGCCGAAGACAACTACTGCGAGCTGGCCGAGTTGATCGTCACCGTGCGAGGCGAGCGCGCCTTCTTCTTCAATTCGAGTTCGAGCAACATCAACTCGGATCTCTTCTTCAGCTTCTGGGGGAGCGACGCGCGTGTCGAGAGCTTCAAGGATGCGATGTCGCCGGACGTGCGGGCCGCCGTTCAGGGCTACGCAGCCGGTGTGAATCGCTATGTCCGGGATACGGGTGTGAGTTCCCTTCCCGTCCGGTGCAAGGATGGCGAATGGGTACGCCCGATCGACGAGGACGACATGGTCCGTGTCTTCATCCGCTTGATCTCCCTGGCGAGTACCCTGAATTTCTCGACCGGGACGCACGCCGTGCCCCCTGCGCCGGTGATCGCCGGCGTGCCGCCCCAGCCGACTCCCGATCCGTCGAAGTTCAGCCCCGAGGCGATCCGCACCGCAATGGCCGTAATCGAGCGGGAGGGGCCGATCGGCAGCAACGCGGTGGCCCTCGGGAGCGACACGACCCACGACGGTCGCGGGCTGCTGCTGGTCAACCCGCATTTCCCCTGGCGGGGAACGCTCCGCTTCTATCAGATGCACGTCACGATTCCCGATGTGCTCGACTCGATGGGCGCGGCGATCTTCGGTTCGCCGATTCCGAACATCGCGTTCAATCGCGACGTGGCATGGAGTCATACGGTCTCGACCGCGGCCCGCTTCGTGCTCCGCGAGTTGAAGCTCGATCCCGCCGATCCGACCGCCTACCTGGTCGATGGGGTATCTCGCCCGATGCAGCCGGTGCCCGTTTCGATCACGGTCCGCGATGCCAATGGGACGGTTCGTACGGTGGACCACACGTTCTATGACACCGAGTTCGGCTTCGTCATCGCGCTTCCGCCCATCCTCAGCTGGAGCGCAACGACCGCCTTCGCGATCCAGGATGCGAACAAGAACAACTTCCGGATCATCAACCAGTACCTGGCCATGAACCAGGCGAATGGTGTCGAATCCCTGGAGCGAGCCCTCGAGGAGAACATCGGCCTGCCCTGGGTGAATACGATCGCGGTCGATCGGCACGGCGACGCCTACTATGCGGATATCGGGGCCATGCCTCATGTGACGGATGCGCAGCTGACGGATTGCGCCGTGTTCTTCACCGCTGCGGTGAAGGTGATCGCCGGTGTCGATCTTCTGGATGGCTCCACCTCCGCATGTCGATCGGGCACCGACCCGGGCTCCCCTGAACCCGGAATCTTCGGCCCCTCCCATTTGCCTTCGATCCACCGTTCGGACTACGTCCAGAACTCCAACGACAGCTATTGGCTGGCCAACCCCGCAGAGCCGCTGGAAGGATTTCCGTCCATCATCGGCGCGGAGCGCAACGAGCAGGGCTTCCGCACGCGGCTAGGGAACATTCAGATCGAGGAGTTCCTGGCAAGCGGGGCCTTGTTCGAGCGAGAGGATGTCCTGGAACTCGTCTACGGCAATCGGAATCTGAGCGCGGAGCTGGCCCTGGCCGCTGTCCTCTCCGTCTGCACCCCGGCCCCTGCGCCGATCGTCGTGCGAAACGGACAGCCGGTCGATCTGACGGCGATCTGCGCCGCACTTGCCGGTTGGGATGGGCGGCAGAACCTGGATAGCAGGGGAGCGCATGTCTGGCGGCAGTTCTGGCCCGGCTTCGTCGGTTCTGGCGGCCCGAGCAGTGTGTTCTCCACCCCCTTCGATCCGAATGATCCGGTTCACACTCCGCGCGATGTCGATCTGTCGGCTCCGACCGTCGTCAAGCGGCTGCTCGACGAACTCGCAGACGCAACCTTGGCCGTCCAAAGCCTGGGCGTTCCCCTGGATGCGACGCTAGGCGAGGTGCAATTCGAAGAACACAAGGGCGAGCGAATTCCGATCCACGGCGGACCCGGAAGCCACGGCGTCTACAACGCCATCGGCACGCGTACCCGGAATGGCGCGGGCTACGCCCCGATCACATCCGGGACGAGCATCCTGCAGGTCGTCGATTTCCAGCCCCATCGCGTCCAGGCGCGTGCCGTGCTGACCTACTCGGAATCGACCGATCCGGACAATCCGCATTTCGCCGACCAGACGCGGCTGTTCTCGGACGAGGGCTGGAACGATCTGCCCTTCACGCCGGGCGAAATCAGCCAGGATCCCGAATTCCAGCAGATCCAAATCCAGGAAACGATTCCCGAGACCGTGCCCGCGCAGTTCAACTAG
- a CDS encoding HDOD domain-containing protein — MDAGPAFGLRTRCEALRDRVEDGRCCTARGDRVGSDELVAVAYTGGLLHDIGKAVLAELFEPSAQIAALGAGSGTAAARLAAEKEQIGVTHCELGVRVAVHFGLGPALRAVIEHYHVPSGAGPEHRRLVEIVHVADGVCARLGGDDGLGSFAYPADPAVFEKLGIPESDLAEIISETLEESSALLEAVSFGGASA, encoded by the coding sequence TTGGATGCAGGCCCCGCTTTCGGGCTACGGACCCGATGCGAAGCTCTTCGAGATCGGGTTGAAGACGGCCGTTGCTGCACGGCTCGTGGCGACCGCGTTGGTAGCGACGAACTCGTGGCGGTGGCCTATACCGGCGGCCTGCTCCACGACATCGGCAAAGCCGTGCTGGCGGAGCTCTTCGAGCCGAGTGCTCAAATCGCGGCCCTGGGCGCCGGCTCTGGAACCGCCGCGGCTCGGCTGGCTGCAGAGAAAGAGCAGATCGGAGTCACCCATTGCGAGCTCGGAGTCCGTGTGGCCGTTCACTTCGGCCTCGGGCCGGCGCTTCGCGCGGTGATCGAGCACTACCATGTTCCCAGTGGGGCTGGGCCGGAACATCGTCGGCTGGTCGAGATCGTCCATGTGGCGGACGGGGTGTGCGCCAGGTTGGGCGGAGACGACGGCCTGGGATCTTTCGCCTATCCGGCCGATCCCGCAGTCTTCGAGAAACTCGGAATCCCCGAGTCGGATCTGGCCGAGATCATCTCCGAAACGCTGGAAGAATCGAGTGCTCTGCTCGAGGCGGTCTCGTTTGGGGGCGCGTCCGCCTAG
- a CDS encoding HDOD domain-containing protein produces MRLTSDPNHAAEDIVRVVDQDASLTIRLLRIANSPVIAPVAPIESVAHAVSLLGDRTVVSAALSIGANWMQAPLSGYGPDAKLFEIGLKTAVAARLVATALVATNSWRWPIPAACSTTSAKPCWRSSSSRVLKSRPWAPALEPPRLGWLQRKSRSESPIASSESVWPFTSASGRRFAR; encoded by the coding sequence GTGAGGCTGACGAGTGACCCCAACCACGCGGCCGAAGACATCGTGAGGGTCGTCGATCAGGATGCCTCCCTGACGATCCGATTGCTGCGCATCGCCAACTCTCCCGTCATCGCTCCGGTGGCTCCGATCGAGAGCGTGGCGCATGCGGTCTCGTTGCTGGGTGACCGGACCGTCGTTTCCGCCGCTCTCTCGATCGGGGCCAATTGGATGCAGGCCCCGCTTTCGGGCTACGGACCCGATGCGAAGCTCTTCGAGATCGGGTTGAAGACGGCCGTTGCTGCACGGCTCGTGGCGACCGCGTTGGTAGCGACGAACTCGTGGCGGTGGCCTATACCGGCGGCCTGCTCCACGACATCGGCAAAGCCGTGCTGGCGGAGCTCTTCGAGCCGAGTGCTCAAATCGCGGCCCTGGGCGCCGGCTCTGGAACCGCCGCGGCTCGGCTGGCTGCAGAGAAAGAGCAGATCGGAGTCACCCATTGCGAGCTCGGAGTCCGTGTGGCCGTTCACTTCGGCCTCGGGCCGGCGCTTCGCGCGGTGA
- a CDS encoding ABC transporter ATP-binding protein: protein MSAPRGTGLNAILEEELLGKAVDRVLLGRLWAWVEPYKGRVALTILMVVPMFPLELAPAWIVKTGIDRVMLAEEAGGSGPLDAWLTAPEGWPPLVWLAGLFLVVSVSSSVLTYAHLLLMVATGQAAMRDLRREVFDHIQGLHLGFFDTYPVGRLVTRATSDVEHVAEMFSQGLVALVTDILKMIGFAVVLFAVNAKLALWTFAVVPFLVVAAVVFRLKVREAFRSTRVLLARINATIQETVTGMKVVQLFTREERNLRDFEDLNGAHRDAWHKSIWYDSALFSVVELASGVTVAVVIWASTGWATAGVIYLFINYMRRFFMPLRDLSAKYSVMQSSMASIERILQLLDTEPAIRDPEPGWERHVTGSAAPAVRGEIEFDHVWFSYSNADGEEDWVLRDVSFKVAPGEKVAFVGATGAGKTTVINLLTRLYEVSRGRILLDGVDLREIPQAELRRRVGMVLQDVFLFSGSVADNLALGREDLDRPAIQTAATAVEADRFIAALPEGYETEVRERGTNFSTGQRQLLSFARALAHGGDVLVLDEATSSIDTETEAMVQRGIHVLMEGKTSLVIAHRLSTIEDVDRIYVLDRGELAESGSHAELLELDGLYANLLRLQVEGDVPRELGLFVDASANH from the coding sequence ATGAGCGCACCTCGCGGAACGGGTTTGAATGCGATTCTCGAGGAAGAATTGCTCGGGAAGGCCGTCGATCGCGTCCTGCTCGGCCGACTCTGGGCCTGGGTGGAGCCCTACAAGGGGAGGGTGGCCCTCACCATCCTGATGGTCGTGCCGATGTTCCCGTTGGAGCTGGCGCCGGCCTGGATCGTCAAGACCGGAATCGATCGCGTGATGCTTGCCGAGGAAGCGGGCGGTTCGGGCCCACTCGACGCATGGCTCACGGCGCCCGAGGGCTGGCCGCCTCTGGTCTGGCTCGCCGGCCTGTTTCTCGTCGTTTCGGTTTCGTCCTCTGTCCTGACCTACGCGCATTTGTTGCTGATGGTTGCGACGGGCCAGGCGGCCATGCGCGATCTCCGACGTGAAGTCTTCGACCACATCCAGGGCCTGCATCTGGGCTTCTTCGATACCTATCCGGTGGGAAGGCTCGTCACCCGCGCAACGAGCGATGTCGAACACGTTGCCGAGATGTTCAGTCAGGGTCTCGTGGCTCTGGTCACGGATATCCTCAAGATGATCGGCTTCGCCGTCGTGCTCTTCGCGGTGAACGCGAAGTTGGCGCTCTGGACGTTCGCCGTCGTGCCCTTTCTCGTCGTTGCGGCGGTGGTGTTCCGGCTGAAGGTGCGTGAAGCGTTCCGAAGCACGCGGGTGCTCTTGGCGCGCATCAACGCCACGATCCAGGAGACCGTGACCGGGATGAAGGTGGTGCAGCTCTTCACCCGCGAAGAGCGGAACCTCCGGGACTTCGAGGACTTGAATGGGGCGCATCGGGACGCCTGGCATAAGTCGATCTGGTACGACTCGGCTCTCTTTTCGGTGGTCGAGCTTGCGAGTGGCGTCACTGTGGCTGTGGTGATCTGGGCTTCTACCGGTTGGGCTACCGCCGGCGTGATCTACCTCTTCATCAACTACATGCGTCGCTTCTTCATGCCTCTGCGCGACCTTTCGGCCAAGTACTCGGTGATGCAATCCTCGATGGCGAGCATCGAGCGCATCCTTCAGCTGCTCGATACGGAGCCGGCGATCCGGGACCCGGAGCCCGGCTGGGAGCGACACGTCACCGGCAGCGCCGCGCCGGCCGTGCGGGGTGAAATCGAGTTCGACCACGTCTGGTTCTCGTACTCCAACGCAGATGGCGAGGAGGACTGGGTGCTTCGGGATGTCTCCTTCAAGGTGGCCCCGGGCGAAAAGGTCGCGTTCGTCGGGGCGACAGGTGCAGGGAAGACGACTGTGATCAACCTGCTCACCCGTCTCTATGAAGTGAGCCGGGGCCGAATCCTGCTCGATGGCGTCGATCTGCGTGAGATCCCCCAGGCCGAGCTGCGGCGCCGGGTGGGCATGGTGCTGCAGGATGTCTTCTTGTTCAGCGGGAGCGTGGCGGACAACCTGGCCCTCGGCCGGGAAGACCTCGATCGCCCGGCCATCCAGACGGCGGCCACGGCTGTCGAAGCCGATCGCTTCATCGCGGCGCTCCCCGAGGGCTACGAGACGGAGGTTCGGGAGCGCGGAACCAACTTCTCCACGGGCCAGCGCCAGCTGCTCTCCTTCGCCAGGGCCCTGGCCCACGGAGGGGATGTCCTGGTCCTGGACGAGGCCACCAGCTCCATCGATACCGAGACCGAAGCCATGGTCCAACGAGGCATTCATGTCCTCATGGAAGGCAAGACCTCGCTCGTGATCGCCCACCGCCTTTCCACCATCGAAGACGTCGATCGCATCTACGTGCTCGATCGCGGTGAGCTGGCCGAGAGTGGAAGCCACGCCGAGCTACTCGAGCTCGATGGCCTCTACGCGAACCTGCTCCGCCTGCAAGTCGAAGGGGACGTTCCGCGCGAACTCGGGCTGTTCGTCGACGCCTCTGCCAACCACTGA